One genomic segment of Hevea brasiliensis isolate MT/VB/25A 57/8 chromosome 3, ASM3005281v1, whole genome shotgun sequence includes these proteins:
- the LOC131178782 gene encoding receptor like protein 21-like has protein sequence MELAILAKCLLLGLVILWIQIHGNKGCFETERLALLDFKEFVGSNGLDVDYLLSSWVDNSMSDCCKWERVMCNSTTGHVTELSLNNTRQYDIERISFYDDKNIWFVKFSMFQQLKELRSLNLSYNRIGGFIDDTNFETLSELKKLEVLDLSTNYFNNSILSPLSNLTSLKTLILSDNIMEGSFPSKGFERLEELDISYNGFNNSMLSSLGALTSLKTLILRDNNMEGIFPIQELISDLKNLESLDVSLNRFHSTLPFQDFKSNFSKVSKLKYLDMHWNYFNNGILSFSSIFPSVETLDLSFNNLEGPLSYKDLVKLKNLTVLSLRGNNLNGTLPLQSFKRLEELDISRNRFNTFPIQELSNLKNLKSLDVSWNRFNSTLPFQELSTFKSLEILNLMGNEFTGSIPEYMWTPPSLKVLSLYRNKLNGSLQNQSLCGLKGLQELDLGHNEFGGSLPQCLDNLTSLTFLDLSGNQLTGHIPSSWPANLKFIDLSYNRFEGIFSVKNIPSSSPANFKSSLKFIDLSNNLFEGLFSFNLLANYSSLEALILSGNNITFETGWIPSFQLKVLIMQSCGLDSIPEFLFHQFKLEALDLSHNKVKGRIPNWLLENNGGLQTLNLENNSFNGQLQEIGTKMLPNMRYLNLARNYFQGDFLFAVGDDCKLMALDLSHNNFSGEVPKELLSSCIFLTHLRLSYNNFHGQIMVFNITRFDYLQLNDNQFEGTLASLLPNFSHQMRGPRIQWLDLSNNRLHGEIPHWMGNFTYLYYINLHNNFFKGHISRELLSIENLDLSHNYFSGPLPSFFHGNYLEQINLQGNRFIGSIPEALLNISTLKVLDLSNNELSGTIPNNTGEFQNDLRVLLLGENHLSGLIPNWLCQLNDINLLDLSRNSFSGSIPHCLHNLSFGREKGSFSTLSLISNKVPSSLFRSMEGFSSFDTFDFHFDNEEEIEFFTKYRTSTYKNKALNYMSGLDLSANSLTGEIPFKLGELYQIHALNLSHNQLIGSIPRSFSNLSQIESLDLSYNNLSGEIPSKLIDLNFLEVFSVAHNNLSGKIPDMKGQFSTFESNSYEGNPFLCGPQVERKCNDNNVESPSSQVESRHEVSGKWYEIDRGAFLVCFSVTFIIFFLAAITFLYILPHWQQSLIHHSREYMFSCYYFSYDILRKSFTRFVSLIDVISSQIF, from the exons ATGGAGTTGGCTATCTTAGCAAAGTGTTTATTGTTGGGTCTTGTAATCCTATGGATTCAAATCCATGGAAACAAAGGTTGTTTTGAAACAGAGAGATTGGCACTCTTAGATTTCAAGGAATTTGTTGGGTCAAATGGGTTAGATGTAGACTATCTTCTTTCTTCATGGGTTGATAATTCAATGAgtgattgttgtaaatgggagcgTGTCATGTGCAATTCCACCACAGGTCACGTGACTGAGCTCTCTCTCAACAATACACGACAATATGACATAGAGAGGATTTCGTTTTATGATGATAAAAATATTTGGTTTGTAAAATTTTCAATGTTCCAGCAGCTGAAAGAGCTCAGAAGTCTTAATTTATCATACAATAGAATTGGTGGTTTCATTGATGACACAA ATTTTGAAACATTATCAGAATTGAAGAAGTTAGAAGTCTTAGATCTTAGCACTAATTATTTCAATAATAGTATCTTATCACCATTGAGTAATCTTACATCACTTAAGACTTTGATTCTTAGTGACAATATCATGGAAGGTTCCTTTCCTAGCAAag GTTTTGAAAGATTAGAGGAGTTGGACATCAGTTATAATGGGTTCAATAATAGTATGTTATCATCATTGGGTGCTCTTACATCACTTAAGACTTTGATTCTTAGAGATAATAACATGGAAGGTATATTCCCCATCCAAG AATTAATTAGTGACCTGAAGAATTTGGAATCCTTGGATGTAAGTTTGAATAGATTCCATAGCACCCTACCATTTCAAG ATTTCAAAAGCAATTTCTCAAAGGTTAGCAAATTGAAGTATTTGGATATGCATTGGAATTACTTCAACAATGGTATATTGAGCTTCTCAAGCATATTTCCTTCCGTTGAGACACTAGACTTGTCTTTTAATAATTTGGAAGGGCCACTTTCATACAAAG acctTGTTAAACTGAAAAATTTGACGGTGCTCAGTTTAAGGGGAAACAACTTGAACGGAACTCTGCCATTGCAAA GTTTTAAAAGATTAGAGGAGTTGGATATCAGTCGTAATAGATTCAATACCTTTCCTATCCAAG AATTAAGTAATTTGAAGAACTTGAAATCCTTGGATGTAAGTTGGAATAGATTCAATAGCACCCTACCATTTCAAG AATTATCAACTTTCAAAAGTTTAGAGATTTTGAATTTAATGGGAAATGAATTTACTGGAAGTATTCCTGAATATATGTGGACTCCACCTTCCCTCAAAGTATTATCTTTATACCGCAACAAACTCAATGGCTCTTTACAAAATCAAA GTTTGTGTGGCTTGAAGGGTCTTCAAGAGTTAGACCTTGGCCATAACGAATTTGGGGGTAGTCTTCCTCAATGCCTTGACAATTTGACATCTCTCACATTCTTAGATCTGTCTGGAAACCAATTAACAGGGCACATTCCTTCATCTTGGCCAGCTAACCTCAAATTTATTGATCTTAGCTATAATCGTTTTGAAGGCATATTCTCAGTCAAAAACATTCCTTCATCTTCGCCAGCTAACTTCAAGTCCTCCCTCAAATTTATTGATCTTAGCAATAATCTTTTTGAGGGCTTATTCTCATTCAATTTATTGGCTAATTATTCCAGCCTTGAGGCACTTATATTAAGCGGCAACAACATTACGTTTGAGACTGGTTGGATTCCTTCATTTCAGTTAAAGGTTCTTATAATGCAAAGTTGTGGCCTCGACAGCATTCCTGAGTTTCTCTTTCACCAATTCAAATTGGAAGCACTTGACTTGTCACACAACAAAGTAAAAGGAAGGATTCCTAATTGGTTGCTTGAGAACAATGGAGGACTTCAGACCCTAAATCTTGAGAATAATTCTTTCAATGGGCAGCTTCAAGAAATTGGCACAAAGATGCTTCCGAACATGAGATATCTTAATTTAGCCAGAAATTATTTTCAAGGTGATTTTCTTTTTGCTGTTGGCGATGACTGTAAATTGATGGCTTTAGATTTGTCTCATAACAACTTCTCAGGGGAAGTACCGAAGGAACTGCTTTCAAGTTGCATATTCTTGACACATCTAAGGCTATCTTATAATAACTTCCACGGTCAAATAATGGTATTTAACATCACTCGATTTGATTATCTGCAATTGAATGACAACCAATTTGAGGGAACTCTGGCAAGCTTACTCCCCAATTTTAGTCACCAAATGCGTGGCCCAAGGATTCAATGGTTAGATTTGAGCAACAACCGATTGCATGGTGAGATTCCACACTGGATGGGTAACTTCACATATCTATATTACATCAATttacataataatttttttaaaggtCATATTTCAAGGGAACTTCTTTCAATCGAGAACCTAGACCTTTCTCACAACTATTTTTCTGGGCCATTACCTTCTTTCTTCCATGGAAATTATTTAGAACAAATAAATTTGCAAGGTAACAGATTCATTGGTTCAATACCAGAAGCTTTGCTCAATATTTCGACACTGAAGGTATTAGACTTGAGCAATAACGAGTTGTCAGGCACCATTCCTAATAACACTGGTGAGTTTCAAAATGACTTGAGAGTTCTTTTATTAGGAGAAAATCATTTAAGTGGCCTCATTCCAAATTGGTTGTGTCAGTTGAATGACATCAACTTATTAGATCTATCAAGAAACTCCTTTTCTGGGTCCATACCCCACTGCTTACATAATCTCTCCTTTGGAAGGGAAAAAGGAAGTTTCTCAACTTTGTCTTTGATCTCAAACAAGGTTCCCAGTTCACTTTTTAGAAGCATGGAAGGATTTTCGTCCTTTGATACTTTCGATTTTCATTTCGACAATGAGGAAGAAATTGAGTTTTTTACAAAATATAGAACTAGCACGTATAAGAATAAGGCTCTCAACTACATGTCTGGATTAGATTTGTCAGCTAATAGCCTAACAGGTGAAATCCCATTTAAGCTAGGAGAGTTGTACCAAATTCATGCATTAAACCTATCACACAATcaattgataggatccatcccgaGATCTTTCTCGAATTTATCACAAATAGAAAGTTTAGACCTCTCTTATAATAATTTAAGTGGAGAGATTCCTTCAAAATTGATAGATCTAAACTTTCTAGAAGTATTTAGCGTGGCTCACAACAACTTATCAGGCAAAATTCCAGACATGAAAGGACAGTTCAGTACATTCGAGAGTAACAGCTATGAAGGGAACCCATTTCTTTGTGGACCTCAAGTGGAAAGAAAATGCAATGATAATAATGTTGAATCACCTTCGTCACAAGTGGAGTCACGACATGAAGTAAGTGGGAAATGGTATGAAATTGATCGTGGGGCTTTCTTAGTATGTTTTTCAGTAACTTTTATCATATTCTTTTTGGCAGCCATCACCTTTCTTTATATTCTTCCTCATTGGCAACAAAGCTTGATTCATCACAGTAGAGAATATATGTTTTCATGTTATTACTTTTCATATGATATTTTACGGAAGTCATTTACTCGTTTTGTATCGTTAATTGATGTCATCAGTTCCCAAATCTTCTAA